The Corynebacterium coyleae genome segment GGCGCCTGGTGGACGACACCGGTGCCGTCCTCGGTGGTGACGTAGTCCGCGTTAAGCACCATGAACGCGTTCTCGTGATCGCGGAAGTAGTCAAAGACAGGCTCGTATTCCAGGCCCTCGAGCTGGGCGCCGGTGAACGTGGAGATGACCTCGTACTCGCCGAGTTCCTTCGCGTATGCGCCGAGCAGGTTCGTCGCCAAGAGCAATGGCGTATCGACGACACCCTCATCCCCCGGCTTCACCAACGAGTACTCAACCTCCGGGTGAACCGCCAACGCCAAGTTCGACGGCAGCGTCCACGGCGTAGTGGTCCAGGCGATCGCAGCCGCATCGTGCAGTTCAGGGTGCTCAGCCCACGTCTTCTCCGCAGCGTAGCCGGCGCGCCCGCCGGTGAACGGCATGGTGACGGTGACGGTAGGGTCCTGGCGGTCGCGGTAGGAATCGTCGAGACGCGTCTCCTGGTTGGACAACGGCGTGTGCTCTGCCCAGGAGTACGGCAGCACACGGAAGCCCTGGTAGATCAAGCCCTTGTCGTAGAGCTCCTTGAACGCCCACATGACAGATTCCATGTACTCCGGGTCCATGGTCTTGTAGCCGTTCTCAAAATCGACCCAACGAGCCTGGCGGGTGACGTACTCTTCCCACTCGCCGGCGTAGTTCATGACGGACTTCGCGCAGTATTCGTTGAACTTCTCCAGGCCCATGTCCTCGATCTGGGCTTTGTCAGTGATGCCGAGCTGCTTTTCTGCCTCAAGCTCCGCAGGCAGACCGTGGCAGTCCCAGCCGAACACACGCGGCACATGGAAGCCGGTCATCGTGCGGTAGCGCGGAACGATGTCCTTGACGTAGCCCGTCAGCAGGTGGCCGTAGTGCGGCAGACCGTTAGCAAACGGCGGGCCGTCATTGAACACGTATTCTTCGCAACCTTCACGCTGCTCAAGCGATGCCTGGAACGTTTCATCCTTGTTCCAGTAGTCGAGCACAGCGCGTTCCATCTCGGGAAACTTGTCGCTGCCTCCGGTCATATCGACCTTAGGGTAGACGTTGCCAACCATGACACTCCTCCACACACAATCTGCAGGGACGCATGTGCTGCGCGGTACCACCCTGCTTGGGGCGAAAGCCCCCACTTCATTTGTGGTGAAGGAAGTGACGTCTTCCCATTTAACGTCCGGTTCTAATAAGCGTAATGCCGTTCTTCCGGAATGCTCCCCGGTGATAGCCGGATCAAAGCGTTACGCCCGGAAGTGTAGCACTCCCGGGCGTTGAGGTTTTACTTCTCGTTCGGCGCCGTAGTTGAGCGGGCCTCGAGTTCCTCGAGCTGGGACTCAAGCAGCGTCTTCAGGCGAGTACGGTACTCGCGCTCGAAGGTGCGCAGCTCCGCAATGCGATTCTCCAGCGCAGTCTGCTGCTGCTTCACCGTGTTCATAATCTCGGTGTGCTTGCGCTCTGCATCTGCCTTGAGCTTGTTGGCCTTCTCCTCCGCTTGGCGGATCTGGGCCTCGGCGCGGGAAGCGGCCTCGCCAGTGGTCTCCTCGGCCTTCTTCTGGGCCTCGGCGACGAGCTGCTTGGCGCGAGTCTCCGCCTCCTGCAGCTGAGACTGGGAGCGGGTCTGAGCGTCCTGCAGTTGCTTCTTGGACTTCGCCTCAGCCTCGGCCACCTCACGCTCTGCAGCGCTGCGTGCGTCTGCCAGCATGGAGGTTGCCTCTGCCTGGGCATCGCTGGTCAGACGGTCTGCCATCTCCTGTGCAAGGCCGAGCACCTTGGCAGCCTGGATGTGCGAATCTTGCGAAGGCTCTGCCTTCTGCGGGGCGGTGTTGACCGCCTTGGACACGCCTTCAGCCGGACGCTTCGCAGCCTGTGCGCGAGCTTCCTCAGCCTGCTTGCGGGCTGCTGCCGCATCTTCCTTGGCAGCCTTAGCCTCAGCCTCAGCCTTGTCCTTGGCTTCCTTCGCGGAACGCAGCTGCGCCTCGTAGTCAGCGCGGATCTTCTGCTCCACCTCGCGGCGGATTGCAGCCTCGTCTGCGGAAGAACCGGCTGCTGCCGGTGCCGCTACGCCAGCGCCACCCTCTTCGAGTCGTGCGCGGAGCTCTTCGTTTTCATCCTGGAGCTGTGCAAGCGCGTCTTCAACCAGGTCGAGGAACTGATCAACTTCGTCCTCGTTGTAGCCCCGCTTGCCAATCGGGGGCTTGCTGAAAGCGACATTGTGCACGTCAGCTGGCGTCAACGGCATTTGCGTTCCCTTCATGTTCTTGTAACGGACCCGCGTCTGCGGGTCGCGAATGCGCCCCACGTTACGGGAACGTACTTAATTTGTCTGCTGAATTGTAACTGTTTCGTCTACACAACGCACATGACAGCGCGCTAATGCAGTGCCGGAACGATCATCGTCGCCCGAATAACCATCTGGAGCAGCGAAAGCGCCAGGAATAGCACGATCACGCTCACGTCGAGCCCCACTCCCCCGTTCAACCTCAACGGGGGGATGAGCTTGCGCAATGCAAACACTGGAGGGTCGGTGATCTTGAACAGTGGTTCCGCCACCATGATGAACCAGTGTGGCGGGTCGAAGTGCTTCGAGAAGGCCTGAATCATCTCAATGATGATGCGCACGACGACAAATAGCGAGTAGATGCCGATGACGGCGTAGAGAATTGCTCCGATAAGTGCCACGCGTTCACACCCTACAGGTTCGCTAGCGCAGGCCTGCAGAGCGCTTCAGCGCATCTTTGTCCACGTTGGCGTTTTCCGGGACGATGGCAAACAGGCGCTTGCGAGTGTCCTCACCACGGGACAGGTTGTGCATGCTGCCGCGCAGGCCGAAGCACAGGCCAGCAGCAAAGTCGACGATGCGCTTCGCGTCGGCGGTATCCAGGTCGGTCAGATCCATAACCACTGCGTCGCCATCGCGGAACGGCTCGCCGATCTCCTTGGCATCGTTGTAATTACGCGGAGACACGTTGACGATGCGCGGGGTCGGACGGTAGCTGGCGCGTGTCGACGACACCTCGCGGTGGTCACGCTCATAACGCGACGGACGCTCAGCACGGTCGTACGCGCCAGCGCCAGCAGTCGAGGAAGTTTCGGAGTAGCGCGAATCCTCAAAGTAGGCGTCGTCCTCGTTGTTCTCGATCGGACCGAGGCCGAAGAATTCTTTTGCGCTGCCAAAGAAGGACATAGTGGGGCTCCTTGGGGGTGGTTTTGCAATGAAGGTCAGCCTACGGGGCGGGGCCCAAGCAGCGCTGTTCCGACACGCACGAGATCGGATCCGCACGCGATTGCTGTCTCAAAGTCCCCGCTCATACCGGCCGACAAGATGAGGTCGCGGCCGAGGTGGGCGGAGGTGTCGTCGACAAGCGCACGTGCCCTGCGGAACACCGTCTCGGGGTCGGAGTTCAACGGGGGCACGACCATGAACCCGTCGAGGCGAAGATGCTCGGAATTTTCGACCGCCTCGATGATTTCCGGAACATCGTCGTAGGACGCGCCGCCGCGGGCGGTATCGCCGTCGTCGGAAAGCTGGATCAGGCACGGCAGGGTGTCCGTGGTGCGGTCGCCGCGCTCGAGGGCAAGCGCCATGCCACGGTCAAGGCCGTGGGCGAGTTTGACCGAGTCGAGCGAGTGGACCTGAGCCGCCCAACGCGCGACGGCGTTAGCTTTCTTGGACTGGATCTGGCCGATCATGGCGATCTGGCACCGCCCATCCAGAGCTTCAGCCTTCGCGCGGGCCTCCTGCTCGCGGTTTTCGCCGACGAGGGTGATGCCTGCCTCGGCGAGTTCAATAATGCGCTCAACGGGGTGGAATTTGGTCACGGGCAAGAGTTGCACGCTGCCTTCCGGGCGACCTGCGGCACGCTCGGCGTCGTGAATCTGCTTGGTTACGGTTTCAAGGTTATGCATCTGGCATCCAAATCACGCCGGCCTGACGTCCGGTGACGCCCTCGCGGCGATGAGAGAAGAAATCGGTATCGGTGATGGTATCGCGCGGATCTGCGTCGATGTGGGTCACGCCCATGCTCATCAGTTGGCGCACAAGCCCGGCACGGACGTCGATGCCCGCGGTCCCCTGCTTGGTGGTTGTGCGCGAGCCGGGCAAATGCTTTTCGACGTCCGCAGCCATCTCGGCAGGCACCTCATAGGACTCACCTGCCGCCGCCGGCCCGAGCAGCACCTGGATACGCTCCGGGGCTGCGCCAAGCGCCACCATCTCCTCGACGGTGCGGCGCACAATGCCGTTGCGAGCTCCCATACGGCCCGCGTGGGCTGCGGCGATCACACCTGCGCTGTGGTCGGACAGCAGCACGGGGGTGCAGTCCGCAACCAGCACGCACAGTGCGAGGTTTTTCTCGCGAGTCACGATCGCGTCAGTGGCCGCAACCGGCTCATCCGCGGGCCCGTCGACCACGGTGACGGTGTTGGTGTGGAGTTGTTCCATCCACACGAAACGCTCGGCGGGAAGGCCCAAGATGTCGGCGAGACGCTGACGGTTCGCGGCGACGTCGGCTGGGTCGTCGCCAACATGCGTTCCCAGGTTGAACGCATCGTACGGAGAACGCGAAACCCCGCCAGCACGGGAAGTAAACACCATGCGGACGGGGCGGTTGGAAAGATCTGGCATGCCAGCCAGTCTAACTAGCGCATGAAATCAGGCACATCCAAGTCGTCGAAGCCGCCGCCGAACTCCTCGTCGCGGCGCGGACGGGAGTCCTCACGGTCCGTAAACAGGCCACGGTTTGGCTCGTAGCGGTGACGAGCCTGGTAGCTCTCCGACGGCTGCTCGGTGCGGGTCTCGGTCCGGGTCTCAGTGCGTGGCTCGGCCGGCTTCTCCGGCTGGGACTCGAGCTCCTCGGCTGGAGCGATGACGCTTGCCTGCGGGGCGTCCTCGGCAGGGCGGGCGTTGGCCTTCTCGTCGAAGCCAGTGGCGATGATGGTCACGCGGACCTCGTCGCCCAGGTTGTCGTCGATAATCGTGCCGAAGATGATGTTGGCATCGTCGTCGGCCTTCTCCTCCACGATGGAGGCAGCGTTGTTGACTTCCATCAAGCCAAGGTCCGAACCGCCGGCCACAGAGATGAGCACGCCCTTGGCGCCCTCCATGGTGGTCTCCAGCAGCGGAGAGTTGATGGCCTGCTCGGTGGCGGTCATCACACGGTTTTCGCCGCGGGCGGAACCGACGCCCATGAGCGCGGAACCAGCGTCGGCCATGACGGAGCGCACGTCCGCAAAGTCAACGTTGATCATGCCCGGAATAGTGATCAGGTTGGTAATACCCTGAACACCGTTGTAGAGCACCTCATCAGCTGCGCGGAACGCTTCCATCATGGAAAGTTCAGCATCGCCCAGCTGCAGGAGGCGATCGTTCGGGATCACGATGACCGTGTCACAAACTTCCTTCAGGTTCTCAATGCCGGCCAGAGCCTGGCGGGTGCGACGCTTGCCCTCGAAGGTAAACGGGCGGGTCACAACACCGATGGTCAGGGCGCCCATCTTCTTCGCAATGCCTGCGACGACCGGGGCCGCACCAGTGCCGGTGCCGCCACCTTCGCCTGCAGTAACGAAAACCATGTCGGAGCCCTTCAGGGACTCCTCAATCTCCTGCTTGTGGTCCTCGGCAGAAGTGCGGCCAACCTCGGGGTTCGCGCCTGCACCCAGTCCACGGGTGGCTTCGCGTCCGATGTCGAGCTTGGTGTCAGCGTCGGTAAACAGCAGCGCCTGCGAGTCGGTGTTGATGGCGACGAATTCGACGCCTTTCAGCCCCTCCTCGATCATTCGATTCACAGCATTGACGCCGCCCCCGCCGACACCGACGACGCGGATCATGGCGAGGTAGTTGGCGGGAGAAGTCATAGCGTAAGTCTCGCCTTTCAAAACTCGGGTGTGCAGTTGCGTCCCATCATGTTGGAAAGCGAAGCATTTTTTGTGTTCTCCCCCGGCGTGTCTCAACCCTAAACCTGTACTTTAGGGTTGTGACCTGGGCTTTTACCGAGATGTCACCAACTCGGGGTTAGAAATATTGAACTCACGCCCCTCCAACTGGAGCACGGTCTCAAGAGCCAATGCCTTATTCGCATTATCGGTTGCGGCTCCCCACTGGACCACGCGGTCGTCGTCAAGCACGAGCGTGTACGTGTAGTCACCGTTGGCTTTGAGCGCGCGGACGCGAGGCCGGGCAACATCGCTAATCGACGACGCCACCTCCACCGCCTGCGCAAACCGCTCCTGGGCCACCCCCTGGATCTCCACAGCGCCTGCGGGCGGCGCCGCAACGATGAAATCGCGGCCCTCCCGGTCGATCAGGTGCGGCTGGCCATCAATGTCCACCCACGCCACCGGATCATGCTCTGTGATCTCCACACTGACGCCGTTCGGCCACGCGCGCGACACTGTTGCGGAATCCACCCAGGGGTTTGCGGCAACATTCTCGGCGGCTCGGCGCGGCTTCACCTTGCCTATCGGCGTGCCGTAATCAATCCCGGTGAGATTGCGTACTTCCTCCTCGGGCAGGTTCACGGACCCCTCGACGGCAATATCGTTCACGCTCATCAGCGGCGTGAACGGAACAGCCGCGCACACAGCCACAACAATGGCCACCGTTGCTGCGATCGCACCGTACGGGATCTTCCGGTGCTTCGGCTGCTCCTCGGTTGAATCAGGCATGGGAACTTTCGTGGACATTACTTGCCCGCCAACGCATCCAGGATCTCGTCTGCCAGCATGGTCACACTGCCCGCCCCCATCGTGAGCACCAAGTCACCCGGCTCGGTCACGGACGCAACGGTTGCAGGAGCAGCAGAGAAGTCCGGTTCAAGGTGCACCGGGATGGTCATTTCGTCGCTAATAATGCGCGAGGTCACACCCTCAACCGGGGTTTCACGGGCACCGTAGATATCTAACAGCACGCACTCGTCTGCCAGCGACAATGCCTTAGCAAACTCGCTGGAGAACTCCTGGGTGCGCGAGTACAGGTGTGGCTGGAAGCACACGACCACACGCGCACCGTTGCCTTCTGCTTCCACCTTGTCGCGGGCCGCGGTAAGCACCGCCTCCACCTCGGTCGGGTGGTGGGCGTAGTCGTCGTACACGCGAGTCTCACCGACGCTGCCTTTGTACTCGAAACGACGGCGCACGCCCGTGAACTCGCTGAGCCCCTGGGCGAGCTTCTCCGGACTCGCGCCGACGAGTACCCCACCGAGCAGCGCTGCTGCCGAGTTGAGCACCATGTGGCGGCCCGGGATAGCCATGCTGTAGGTGACCTCGCCGGAGACATCAGGCGTGCGCAAACGCACACCGACTGCGGTGTGCTCGCCTTCCTGGCGCTCTTCGGTAATCACCGCCGCTGCCGGCACGCTCGGGTGGCGCTTTGCGGCTTCTTCAGTGCCGTATCCATAAACCGTCAGACCACGCTCGATTGCGCGCTCACCGCAAGCTGCGGCGTGTTCGTCATCTAGGCACACCACGATGTTCTTCGCAATGTCCGCAAAATCATCGAACACCTTGAAATACGCCTCACGCGTGCCGTAGAAGTCCAGGTGATCCGGCTCAATGTTCGTAATCACGGCGACATCTGGGGAGTAACGCAACAGCGACGCGTCCGACTCGTCGGCCTCCGCGACAAAAACCTCGCCCTGGCCGTGATGAGCGTTCGTGCCGGCACGGTTGAGCTGCCCGCCGATCGCGAACGACGGGTCTTGCCCTGCTGCTTGCAACGCCACGACCGCCATCGACGTCGTCGAAGTCTTGCCGTGCGTGCCAGCGAGCAACAGCTGAGTACGGCCCTCCATCAACTCGGCCAGCAGGTCCGAGCGGCGCAGCAGCGGAACACCCTCCCGCTTGGCGCGGACGAGTTCGGGGTTGTCCTGCGGGATAGCAGCAAAGCTCGTCACCACCGCGGTGGGAAGCTCACCAGAGAGCTCCAGGTTGGCCTCGTCGTGGCCAAGCGCCACCTTCGCGCCCTTGGCCTTCAGTGCGCGAACCGGACGAGAGTCCTTCGCGTCAGAGCCAGTCACGGTTGCGCCTCGGTCCAACAAGATATGCGCCACGCCCGACATGCCGGCACCGCCGATGCCAATGAGGTGCACACGTGAGAGATCCGTCATCAGTTTTCCTTTCCAGCCGCATCAGCAATGCGGCGCGCGAGGTCCTCGGCAACATTGCCGGCACCGGATTGAGCAATAGCGTGGCGCATCTCGGCGCGCACGTCGTCGTTATTCAACAAAGGCAGCAGCTTCTCGACGAGTACGTCGCCGGTCAGCTCCGCGTCGTCGATACGCAATGCCGCCCCTGTGGCCACCAAGTGTGCAGAGTTCAACCCCTGCTCACCGTTACCGTGCGGCAGCGGGATGTAAATCGCAGGCACACCGGCCGCAGAGTTCTCCGCAACCGTCATCGCCCCCGAGCGGCACACCACCACATCTGCGACCGCATAGGCCGCCTCCATGTCGTCGATGTACGGCACAGCCGTATAGCCATCGTGGGGTGCAGGTGCGTCGTTCTTGCGCCCGTAGGCGTGCAGCACCTGGTGGCCGGCAGCGGTGATGCGCTCCACTGCATCGGCGAGCGCCGTATTGATACTCACCGCACCCTGGGAACCACCAGTGACGAGGACAGTCGTCTTCTCCGGATCCAGCCCCCACGTGCGTAGGCCACGCTCACGCTTTGCCCCATCCGGGTCGACCCCGACACCGGGACGCACCGGAATGCCGACGACGTCGCCGGCCATCCCCGAGTTCGCCACCGCATTCAGGCCAACGCCACCGAGCTTGACCCCAAGCTTGTTCGCCATCCCCGCAAGCGCGTTGGTTTCCAGCACGAAAAACGGCAGCCGCAGCGACTTCGCCGCCAAGTATGCCGGCGCCGACACATACCCTCCGGTACCGAGCACCACCTGAGCACCCGAAGATTTCATCGCTTGCTTCGCCTGATTCACGGAACGAAGCAACTTCGCCGGCACCGTGGCCAGCTTCCACGGCTTCTTGCGCGGGATGGGAACCGGGTCAATCAACGCCAGCTCGAACCCGCGGGCGGGAACGATTGTGGTTTCCAAACCACGCTCGGTGCCTAACGCAACGACGTTCGCGCCAAACTGATCGCGCAACACCTCCCCCACGGCAAGCGCTGGCTCAATATGGCCTGCGGTGCCGCCGCCTGCCAAGACGACGTTGAGTTCACTCATGTAATCCTCCTGCTATCTACGCACGCGGCGCGGCCCACCAGTGGCTTGACGCACCGGCGCCGTCGGGCGGTGATTGCGCTGTACCTGCTCACGTGGGTGCTGGCGAGGCTGGCGTTGCTGTGTGATCGGACGGGGCTCCTGGACGCCAAGCATGCGGTCGAACACTGGGCGGCCGTAGTTCTGCATCGCGGAAATCGCATCCGGCTCGTGGCGAGCCACGTTTGCCAACACACCC includes the following:
- a CDS encoding YggT family protein; this translates as MALIGAILYAVIGIYSLFVVVRIIIEMIQAFSKHFDPPHWFIMVAEPLFKITDPPVFALRKLIPPLRLNGGVGLDVSVIVLFLALSLLQMVIRATMIVPALH
- a CDS encoding UDP-N-acetylglucosamine--N-acetylmuramyl-(pentapeptide) pyrophosphoryl-undecaprenol N-acetylglucosamine transferase encodes the protein MSELNVVLAGGGTAGHIEPALAVGEVLRDQFGANVVALGTERGLETTIVPARGFELALIDPVPIPRKKPWKLATVPAKLLRSVNQAKQAMKSSGAQVVLGTGGYVSAPAYLAAKSLRLPFFVLETNALAGMANKLGVKLGGVGLNAVANSGMAGDVVGIPVRPGVGVDPDGAKRERGLRTWGLDPEKTTVLVTGGSQGAVSINTALADAVERITAAGHQVLHAYGRKNDAPAPHDGYTAVPYIDDMEAAYAVADVVVCRSGAMTVAENSAAGVPAIYIPLPHGNGEQGLNSAHLVATGAALRIDDAELTGDVLVEKLLPLLNNDDVRAEMRHAIAQSGAGNVAEDLARRIADAAGKEN
- the murC gene encoding UDP-N-acetylmuramate--L-alanine ligase, producing MTDLSRVHLIGIGGAGMSGVAHILLDRGATVTGSDAKDSRPVRALKAKGAKVALGHDEANLELSGELPTAVVTSFAAIPQDNPELVRAKREGVPLLRRSDLLAELMEGRTQLLLAGTHGKTSTTSMAVVALQAAGQDPSFAIGGQLNRAGTNAHHGQGEVFVAEADESDASLLRYSPDVAVITNIEPDHLDFYGTREAYFKVFDDFADIAKNIVVCLDDEHAAACGERAIERGLTVYGYGTEEAAKRHPSVPAAAVITEERQEGEHTAVGVRLRTPDVSGEVTYSMAIPGRHMVLNSAAALLGGVLVGASPEKLAQGLSEFTGVRRRFEYKGSVGETRVYDDYAHHPTEVEAVLTAARDKVEAEGNGARVVVCFQPHLYSRTQEFSSEFAKALSLADECVLLDIYGARETPVEGVTSRIISDEMTIPVHLEPDFSAAPATVASVTEPGDLVLTMGAGSVTMLADEILDALAGK
- a CDS encoding YggS family pyridoxal phosphate-dependent enzyme; this translates as MHNLETVTKQIHDAERAAGRPEGSVQLLPVTKFHPVERIIELAEAGITLVGENREQEARAKAEALDGRCQIAMIGQIQSKKANAVARWAAQVHSLDSVKLAHGLDRGMALALERGDRTTDTLPCLIQLSDDGDTARGGASYDDVPEIIEAVENSEHLRLDGFMVVPPLNSDPETVFRRARALVDDTSAHLGRDLILSAGMSGDFETAIACGSDLVRVGTALLGPRPVG
- a CDS encoding cell division protein FtsQ/DivIB, with product MPDSTEEQPKHRKIPYGAIAATVAIVVAVCAAVPFTPLMSVNDIAVEGSVNLPEEEVRNLTGIDYGTPIGKVKPRRAAENVAANPWVDSATVSRAWPNGVSVEITEHDPVAWVDIDGQPHLIDREGRDFIVAAPPAGAVEIQGVAQERFAQAVEVASSISDVARPRVRALKANGDYTYTLVLDDDRVVQWGAATDNANKALALETVLQLEGREFNISNPELVTSR
- a CDS encoding DivIVA domain-containing protein — protein: MPLTPADVHNVAFSKPPIGKRGYNEDEVDQFLDLVEDALAQLQDENEELRARLEEGGAGVAAPAAAGSSADEAAIRREVEQKIRADYEAQLRSAKEAKDKAEAEAKAAKEDAAAARKQAEEARAQAAKRPAEGVSKAVNTAPQKAEPSQDSHIQAAKVLGLAQEMADRLTSDAQAEATSMLADARSAAEREVAEAEAKSKKQLQDAQTRSQSQLQEAETRAKQLVAEAQKKAEETTGEAASRAEAQIRQAEEKANKLKADAERKHTEIMNTVKQQQTALENRIAELRTFEREYRTRLKTLLESQLEELEARSTTAPNEK
- the pgeF gene encoding peptidoglycan editing factor PgeF; this translates as MPDLSNRPVRMVFTSRAGGVSRSPYDAFNLGTHVGDDPADVAANRQRLADILGLPAERFVWMEQLHTNTVTVVDGPADEPVAATDAIVTREKNLALCVLVADCTPVLLSDHSAGVIAAAHAGRMGARNGIVRRTVEEMVALGAAPERIQVLLGPAAAGESYEVPAEMAADVEKHLPGSRTTTKQGTAGIDVRAGLVRQLMSMGVTHIDADPRDTITDTDFFSHRREGVTGRQAGVIWMPDA
- a CDS encoding cell division protein SepF encodes the protein MSFFGSAKEFFGLGPIENNEDDAYFEDSRYSETSSTAGAGAYDRAERPSRYERDHREVSSTRASYRPTPRIVNVSPRNYNDAKEIGEPFRDGDAVVMDLTDLDTADAKRIVDFAAGLCFGLRGSMHNLSRGEDTRKRLFAIVPENANVDKDALKRSAGLR
- the ftsZ gene encoding cell division protein FtsZ — translated: MTSPANYLAMIRVVGVGGGGVNAVNRMIEEGLKGVEFVAINTDSQALLFTDADTKLDIGREATRGLGAGANPEVGRTSAEDHKQEIEESLKGSDMVFVTAGEGGGTGTGAAPVVAGIAKKMGALTIGVVTRPFTFEGKRRTRQALAGIENLKEVCDTVIVIPNDRLLQLGDAELSMMEAFRAADEVLYNGVQGITNLITIPGMINVDFADVRSVMADAGSALMGVGSARGENRVMTATEQAINSPLLETTMEGAKGVLISVAGGSDLGLMEVNNAASIVEEKADDDANIIFGTIIDDNLGDEVRVTIIATGFDEKANARPAEDAPQASVIAPAEELESQPEKPAEPRTETRTETRTEQPSESYQARHRYEPNRGLFTDREDSRPRRDEEFGGGFDDLDVPDFMR